GTGGTACTGGGACAGGTAGTGCTTGGGATAGCGGAACGGGTACCAGCCGCCCCAGAACTCGACCCAGCCCATGAACGTGGGGTTGGGGCGCGTGAACGTCATGCGGGCGGTGTAGTCATCCACCTTTTCCACCGACGCAACCGGACCGAAGTTGCTCTGGTCCCAGCCCGCGTAGTCCGGATGCCAGAAGAACTCGCCCCAGAACTCCACGTCCTCGGCGGTATGCGGGTGCCCGTCCGACCACTTGGCGCCGCGGCGCAGGTACATGGTGAAGGTCAGGCCGTCGTCGGAGATCTCCCAGCCCTTGTAGCCGTAGGGGACGTTCTCGTGCGCCGAGCCGGGACCGCGGTTGGCGGTCTGGATCACCCCCGCCAGCCCCCGGATCGGCGTGAAGTCGTTGTAGCCGGGGCCGAGCGACGCGGTGCGCAGCGTGCCTCCGTAGGTGCCGATCTCGTCGAACGGGTTGATCACCAGCGGCTCCTCGGAGATGCGCTCCTCCACCGGCGGTAGCTCGCCCGCGGCAACCATCGCCGCCAGCATCGGCGCCTCGCCGAAACTGGTGAGGCGGTTGCCGGTGTCCCGCTCGTAGTCGGCCAGCGTCGCCCACACCCAGGTGCCGGAGTCGATGGCGGCCTGCACCTCGGGGGACGCGGCCATCGCTCCGCCGGCAGCCGCCGAACCCTCCTCCTCGCCGCCCGCCGCGGCCAGCGCCGCCGGCAGGCAGAGCGCCACGGTCAGCGCCAACCATTTCGCACTTGTCATGACAGAATCCTCCCTGAACTCTCCATATGGTATGTCCGTAACCTTAGCCCCCCTCATGGCACCCGTCAAACTCGCACACCAAGTTGCCGAGCCGCACCCCCTTGCAACCGTCCGCAACTCGTTGCACAACGCCCGGCGAGCCGCTATCGTGGCCGCGATATGGATTTGCAGCCGTTTCGCGTCTCCAACGACGCGCTGTCCGACCCGGTGGAGTTGCGCCGGCGGTTCGAAGAGGAAGGCTACCTGTTCCTGCGCAAGTTGCAGGACCCCGACAAGCTGTGGCGGCTCCGCCTCGAAATACTGGAGGCGCTGCGGGGGGCGAGCGACTGGATGGTGCCGGGCAGCGACCTGGCGGAGGGACGCGTGGACCCGTCCAGGGCGATCACCGAGGGGAACCGCGAGTACGCGCGCATCTACACACACGTGCAGAAGCTGCGCTCGATGCACGCGTCCGGACACTGGCCCGAGGTGGTCGACCTGATCGGCACGGTCATCGACGGCCCGGTGCTGCCCCACCCGATGAAGATCACCCGCCTGTGGTTCCCGCAGTACACCGAGCACACCACGCCGTTCCACCAGGACTTCGTCCACTTCCAGAGCAACCTGGAGGTGATCACGGCGTGGACCCCGCTCGGCGACTGTCCCATGGAGCTGGGGCCGCTGGCGGTAGTGGAGGGCTCCCACAAGGTGGGCAAGGTGGTAGACCACCACTTCTCGCTCGGCGCCGGCGGCCAGAAGGTGACCCGGCCCGAGGAGCGTGGCATCCCGCGCTGCAGCGACTTCGAGATCGGTGACACGCTGATCTTCGGTTGCCTGATGGTGCACGGCGCGCTGCCCAACCTGACCGAGGACCGGCTGCGCGTCTCGCTCGACAACCGCTACCAGCGCGACGGCCTGCCGGTATCGGAACAGCAGCTTCTCCCGCACCTGGTCGAGGGCCTTACCTGGGAGCAGGTGTACCAGGACTGGCCGGCAGACGACTCGCTGAAGTACTACTGGCGATCCTCGCAATTCGAGCTGGTCGAGCGGGACACACGGTTCGGCGAAATCGCGTTCGCGGAGGCGCTGGAACTGGCCGAGCAGGGTGACGAGCACGCCATCATCGCCCTCAAAAGGGTTGTCGCGGAGAGTCCCAACTACGAGGGCGTGACCAAGGCGCAGCGGGTGCTGGAGAAGATCGGCCTCCTGGAGACGGCGCCCGGCGCGTGAGCGGCACGCCGCGGCGGCCGAAGCGGCCCAACATCCTGTGGCTGTGCACCGACCAGCAGCGCTACGACACGCTCGGCGCGCAGGGCAACCGCCATGTGCGCACGCCGCGCCTGGACGAGTTGTGGCGCTCCGGCACCGCGTTCACCCACGCCTACTGCCAGAGCCCGATCTGCACGCCGAGCCGCGCCAGCTTCCTGACCGGCACCTACCCGAGCACCTGCCACAACACGCGCAACGGCAACGACACGTTCGTGGGCCGCTTTCCGCTGGTGACGCGGCTGCTGGCCGACGCCGGCTATGACTGCGGGCTGATCGGCAAGCTGCACCTGGCCAGCGCCTACGGGCGCATCGAGCCGCGCGCCGACGACGGCTACCGCTACTGGCGCTACAGCCACGGACCGCGCGACGACTGGCCGGTGGGCCACGACTACGCCGACTGGGTGCGCGCTCACGGCGCCGTGCTCGGCGAGTTGATCCAGGATCCGGCCGGCGTGCCGGCGCCGCTGCACCAGACCACCTGGGCCGCCGAGCGCACCATCGAGTTCATCAACGAGCAACGCGCGGCGGAAACCCCCTGGCTGGCATGCGTGAACATCTACGACCCTCACCCGCCGTTCAATCCGCCGCAGGAGTACCGCGACCGCTACGACCCGGCCGCCATGCCGGGGCCGCTGTTCCGGGACAGCGACCTCGCCCAGCAGGAGCGGCTGGAGGCGGTCGACTTCCAGTCCAAGGGCCGTCCGCCGGACGACCTGGACATCCGCAGCCCGGTTATCCCGGTGTCGCCCGGACGGGAAGGCGCCGCGGCGGCGGGTGCGCCGGGCGGCGATGCGTCCGCCATGCCGGCGCATACCACCGCGCGCGACGCGCGCACCCTGCAGGCCGCCTACTACGCCATGATCGAGCTGATCGACGACCAGGTGGGGCGGGTGCTCGACGCCCTGCGCGAGTCCGGCCAGGCGGACAACACGCTGGTGATCTTCACCAGCGACCACGGCGAGATGCTCGGTGACCACGGCCTGATCCAGAAGGGCTGCCGCTTCTACGAGGGGCTGGTGCGGGTGCCGCTGATCCTGTCCTGGCCGGGTGAGATTGGCGCCGGACAGCGCAGCGATGCCCTGGTGGAGCTCACCGACTTGGCGCCCACGCTGCTGGAAGCGGCCGGCGAGGCGGTGCCGGAGTGGATGCAGGGCCGTTCGCTGCTGCCGATGAGCACCGGCGCCGCCCCGCTCGACCACCACCGGGAGGCGGTGTGGTGCGAGTTCTTCGACGCGCTCGACGCGCCCGACGCCACGCGCGCCACCATGTACCGGCGCGGTCGCTACAAGCTGGTGGTCTACCACGGCCACGGCCTGGGCGAGCTGTACGACCTCGAACGCGACCCCGGCGAGTTCGACAACCTGTGGGACGACCCGCGGCATGCGGAGTTGAAGGCCGAACTGCTGCTGGACAGCTACGCCGCCGCCATGGCCGCCGTCGACGTGGGCACGAAGCGCGTCGGCCCGATGTAGGCGCGGCGCGATGGCTCGGGTAATCGAGCGCGACGAGGTGCGGCGCCTGCTGGCGGAGGGCGAGGCGGTGCTGATCGAGGTGATGCCGGAAGAAGAGTTCCGGCGCGGCCACATTGCCGGCGCGGTGAACATTCCGCTGGAGCGGATCGGCGCCACCTGCCGGCAGCGCTACCGGACGGACCAGCAGCTCATCCTGTACTGCGCCGACCAGGCGTGCGCGGCCAGCGGCCTGGCGGCGCGCAAGCTGGCCTTCTTCGGTTTCCACGACACCCTGGAGTACGGCGCCGGCAAGCAGGACTGGCAGGACGCCGGCCTGCCGATGGCGTCCGGTCCCTGACGCGATGACCCTAACCCGGTGAGCGCACGCCCGGACATCGTATGGGTCATGTGCGACCAGTTGCGCTGGGATGCCGTCGGGTACGCCGGGAACCCGGCGGCGCGCACCCCCAACATCGACCGCCTGGCGGAGCGCGGCGCGTGGTTCGAGAGCGCGTACTGTGCTTCCCCGCTGTGCTCGCCGGCGCGGGCGAGCTGGCTCACCGGCACCTACCCGCACACCCACCGGCTGTGCAACAACTACGCGCCCTCGCGCGAGGGGATCGACGGCTGCACGCTGTCCGACCGGTGCGTGACCATCGCCGACCTGTTGCGGCAGCACGGCTATGCGTGCGGCAACGTGGGGGTGTGGCACCTGAGCGACGACGCCGTTCCCGCGCACGGCTTTACCGACCACTGGTGCTGCTTCAGCTACGTCTACGAGAACCTCCCCGGCCCCTTCTTCGGCGACCTGGAAGAGCAGGGCATCGCCAACCCCTACGCCCTGGATGCTCCGGGGATATTCCGCTACGGCCGCGAGATGCCGCTCGGCGTGCTGACCGACCCACGCCAGCAGCGCACCACCTGGACCGTCGACCAGGCGCTCGCCGTCCTGGAACGCGACCGCGACCAGCCGCTGTTCCTGCTCGTCGGCGTCAAGGACCCGCATCCACCGATCATCCCACCACCGGAGTTGCTCGCCCTCTACGACCCGGA
The sequence above is drawn from the Spirochaetaceae bacterium genome and encodes:
- a CDS encoding rhodanese-like domain-containing protein; the encoded protein is MARVIERDEVRRLLAEGEAVLIEVMPEEEFRRGHIAGAVNIPLERIGATCRQRYRTDQQLILYCADQACAASGLAARKLAFFGFHDTLEYGAGKQDWQDAGLPMASGP
- a CDS encoding phytanoyl-CoA dioxygenase family protein, whose amino-acid sequence is MDLQPFRVSNDALSDPVELRRRFEEEGYLFLRKLQDPDKLWRLRLEILEALRGASDWMVPGSDLAEGRVDPSRAITEGNREYARIYTHVQKLRSMHASGHWPEVVDLIGTVIDGPVLPHPMKITRLWFPQYTEHTTPFHQDFVHFQSNLEVITAWTPLGDCPMELGPLAVVEGSHKVGKVVDHHFSLGAGGQKVTRPEERGIPRCSDFEIGDTLIFGCLMVHGALPNLTEDRLRVSLDNRYQRDGLPVSEQQLLPHLVEGLTWEQVYQDWPADDSLKYYWRSSQFELVERDTRFGEIAFAEALELAEQGDEHAIIALKRVVAESPNYEGVTKAQRVLEKIGLLETAPGA
- a CDS encoding sulfatase-like hydrolase/transferase, whose product is MSGTPRRPKRPNILWLCTDQQRYDTLGAQGNRHVRTPRLDELWRSGTAFTHAYCQSPICTPSRASFLTGTYPSTCHNTRNGNDTFVGRFPLVTRLLADAGYDCGLIGKLHLASAYGRIEPRADDGYRYWRYSHGPRDDWPVGHDYADWVRAHGAVLGELIQDPAGVPAPLHQTTWAAERTIEFINEQRAAETPWLACVNIYDPHPPFNPPQEYRDRYDPAAMPGPLFRDSDLAQQERLEAVDFQSKGRPPDDLDIRSPVIPVSPGREGAAAAGAPGGDASAMPAHTTARDARTLQAAYYAMIELIDDQVGRVLDALRESGQADNTLVIFTSDHGEMLGDHGLIQKGCRFYEGLVRVPLILSWPGEIGAGQRSDALVELTDLAPTLLEAAGEAVPEWMQGRSLLPMSTGAAPLDHHREAVWCEFFDALDAPDATRATMYRRGRYKLVVYHGHGLGELYDLERDPGEFDNLWDDPRHAELKAELLLDSYAAAMAAVDVGTKRVGPM